Proteins co-encoded in one Capsicum annuum cultivar UCD-10X-F1 chromosome 9, UCD10Xv1.1, whole genome shotgun sequence genomic window:
- the LOC107841816 gene encoding GDSL esterase/lipase At2g24560-like, translated as MALRTSFVVFIYFMIFCNIDIIRVTSQAIPKFTSILVFGDSTVDTGNNNHILTIAKGNHPPYGQDYPNHIPTGRFSNGKLVPDLLAIHLKLKKNGVPPYMQPDLPTSELLTGICFASGGTGFDELTSTISGAIPMRKQLDYFKEYFRKIRDVVGENEADRIVNGALVIVSAGTNDFIFNFYDVPKRRLQFSLSMYQDFLLDKLQNFVKELYDFGCRNIIVNGLPPIGCLPIQMTAKSPLLRTCINKENIDAQIYNQKLEHFLIQLQTHLPRSKILYVDSYSFVSDLINNPQQYGFEETKRGCCGSGLVEAGPLCTRLSPVCSDPSQYIFFDSIHPTESTYYKATDYLIKQLLPKFAKF; from the exons ATGGCACTAAGAACTTCCTTTGTCGTCTTCatatatttcatgatattttgCAACATTGATATAATTAGGGTCACTAGCCAAGCCATACCAAAATTCACATCCATTTTAGTATTTGGTGATTCCACAGTGGATACTGGAAATAACAACCACATACTCACAATAGCCAAAGGCAATCATCCACCCTATGGACAAGATTACCCAAACCATATCCCCACAGGCAGATTTTCCAATGGAAAATTAGTACCAGACCTATTGGCTATTCATCTAAAACTTAAGAAAAATGGTGTTCCACCATACATGCAACCAGATTTACCAACAAGTGAAttgctcactggaatttgctttGCATCAGGTGGAACAGGATTTGATGAATTGACTAGTACTATTTCTGGGGCAATTCCTATGAGGAAACAGTTAGATTATTTCAAGgagtattttaggaaaattagagATGTTGTAGGAGAGAATGAAGCTGATAGAATAGTGAATGGTGCTTTGGTTATTGTTAGTGCTGGGACTAatgactttatttttaatttctatgATGTCCCAAAAAGAAGACTTCAGTTCAGCTTGAGTATGTACCAAGATTTTCTGCTAGACAAGCTCCAAAATTTTGTCAAG GAATTGTACGATTTTGGATGTCGTAACATTATAGTAAATGGACTGCCTCCAATTGGTTGTCTTCCAATTCAAATGACAGCAAAATCTCCACTTCTTAGAACAtgcataaataaagaaaatattgatgCTCAAATTTATAACCAAAAGCTTGAgcattttttaattcaattacaaacacATCTTCCTCGAAGCAAAATCTTATACGTAGACAGTTATTCTTTTGTATCAGACCTTATCAATAACCCACAACAATATG GATTTGAGGAAACAAAAAGAGGGTGTTGTGGAAGTGGATTAGTTGAAGCAGGACCTTTATGCACAAGACTATCTCCAGTGTGTTCAGATCCTTCACAATACATATTCTTTGATAGCATTCATCCAACTGAGTCTACTTATTACAAGGCTACTGACTACTTAATCAAGCAACTCCTCCCTAAATTTGCAAAATTCTAG
- the LOC107841817 gene encoding glycine-rich cell wall structural protein: MAWVKALGFLALLVLSTLVVDSEGRVARKDLGLDLGGGIGVGVGAGVGLGIGGGSGSGAGAGAGSGSGSGSRSSSSSSSSSSSSSSGNGGAGSEAGSYAGSRAGSRSGGRGGSSGAGSEAGSYAGSRAGSGSGH, encoded by the coding sequence ATGGCTTGGGTGAAGGCTTTGGGCTTTCTTGCTTTGCTTGTTTTGTCAACTCTTGTTGTGGACTCAGAGGGTCGGGTCGCACGAAAAGATTTGGGCCTAGACTTGGGTGGTGGTATAGGAGTGGGCGTCGGTGCTGGGGTGGGCTTGGGTATAGGAGGTGGAAGTGGTTCAGGGGCCGGTGCTGGAGCAGGTTCAGGCTCAGGCTCAGGTTCAAGATCAAGTTCtagttcaagctcaagttcaaGCTCTAGTTCATCGGGCAATGGTGGTGCCGGTTCAGAGGCGGGCTCATATGCTGGATCAAGAGCTGGTTCTCGTTCTGGAGGTCGAGGTGGATCAAGCGGTGCCGGTTCAGAAGCAGGCTCATATGCTGGATCAAGAGCTGGTTCTGGTTCCGGTCATTAA
- the LOC107840845 gene encoding UDP-glucuronate 4-epimerase 1 produces MRGLEEEFIPSTPGKFKDKTYVNYSVNRQFHRCFASTSTMFLWALFLIALTASYLSFQSFMDSGTRYLSSTWGSLHWEKQVRDSAQIHRVNGMSVLVTGAAGFVGSHVSIALKKRGDGVVGIDNFNNYYDPSLKKARKNLLNSQNIFIVEGDINDMRMLVKLFDIVAFTHVMHLAAQAGVRYAMENPQSYVHSNIAGLVTLLEACKNANPQPAVVWASSSSVYGLNEKVPFSESDRTDQPASLYAATKKAGEEITHTYNHIYGLSITGLRFFTVYGPWGRPDMAYFSFTRNILQGKPITVYRGKNRVDLARDFTYIDDVVKGCVGSLDTAGKSTGSGGKKKGPAPYRIFNLGNTSPVTVPMMVGMLEKHLKVKAKKHIVDMPGNGDVPFTHANISSAQKAFGYKPTTDLQTGLRKFVRWYLSYYGYSQQKSVK; encoded by the coding sequence atgagggGATTAGAAGAGGAATTTATTCCATCAACACCAGGAAAGTTCAAGGACAAAACGTATGTTAATTACTCTGTTAACCGGCAATTTCACAGATGTTTCGCTTCAACAAGTACAATGTTCTTATGGGCATTATTCTTGATTGCTTTAACAGCTTCTTATTTGAGTTTCCAGTCATTCATGGATTCCGGTACCCGGTACCTTTCTTCTACATGGGGTAGTCTTCATTGGGAGAAACAAGTTCGTGATTCTGCACAAATTCATCGTGTCAATGGCATGTCCGTACTTGTTACCGGTGCAGCCGGTTTCGTTGGATCACACGTTTCCATCGCATTGAAGAAACGTGGCGATGGCGTCGTCGGCATTGATAATTTCAACAATTACTACGACCCTTCGTTGAAAAAAGCAAGAAAGAATCTGttgaattctcaaaatattttcattGTTGAAGGTGATATCAATGACATGCGTATGTTGGTTAAGCTATTTGATATTGTTGCGTTTACGCATGTTATGCATTTAGCTGCACAGGCTGGTGTGAGATACGCTATGGAAAATCCACAATCGTATGTTCATAGTAATATTGCTGGTCTTGTTACACTTCTTGAAGCTTGTAAAAATGCAAACCCACAACCAGCTGTTGTCTGGGCTAGCTCCAGTTCAGTTTACGGGTTGAATGAAAAAGTACCATTTTCAGAATCGGATCGGACTGATCAACCCGCTTCGTTATACGCTGCAACAAAGAAAGCTGGTGAAGAAATTACTCATACGTATAATCATATATACGGGTTGTCAATTACCGGGTTGAGATTCTTCACGGTTTACGGGCCGTGGGGTCGACCGGACATGGCTTATTTCTCATTTACGAGGAATATTTTGCAAGGTAAACCAATTACGGTTTATCGGGGCAAGAATCGGGTCGACTTGGCCCGTGATTTTACCTACATTGATGATGTAGTGAAAGGTTGTGTAGGGTCACTTGATACAGCGGGTAAGAGTACCGGGTCGGGTGGAAAGAAAAAGGGCCCGGCTCCTTATCGGATCTTTAATTTGGGTAATACTTCGCCCGTGACCGTTCCAATGATGGTTGGTATGTTGGAGAAGCATTTGAAGGTAAAAGCAAAGAAGCACATTGTGGATATGCCTGGAAACGGCGACGTTCCGTTTACGCATGCGAATATCAGTTCGGCCCAAAAAGCATTCGGGTATAAGCCCACAACCGATTTGCAAACCGGGTTGAGAAAATTTGTTAGGTGGTATCTCTCCTATTATGGTTACAGTCAACAAAAGTCTGTAAAATAA
- the LOC107840851 gene encoding putative clathrin assembly protein At5g35200, which translates to MARKAFGALKDSTMVGMAKVNSEYKKLNVAILKATNHVEVLPKEKHVRTLFNAIAGNRPRADVCYCLHTLSKRLAKTHTWQVALKALIVIHRAMREVDVSFLHELVNYSAHRGHLLNLTHFKDDSSANAWDYSTWIRLYALYLEEYLECYSLVRYDFQRERKRMKEVNTPTLIQTIPCLQKLLSRLVDCQPMGAAQYNFLIQHALSIVAAESASLYVAIADGMLNLVDKFFHMQRHDAVRALEIYRRTGDQAVKLSEFFEICRNLDFGRGQKYVKIEKPPDSFISAMEEYLTDTPKPLMITWKPDDDDSNTKVIAVPGSKIETDQEQETEVQTKEEGNAETPPSPLIPDLLSFDEPSEDQSVVPEDNNTLALVISTPDELSNCLSSSDQSSQPIGWELELVTASSSNQVASTDTKLIQGGVLDRSKLDNLYETALARQNIVNDPYNREVSSNPFEVADNSQDAFYSSTNSGTNDAQMAAMAHYHDYGVFMQQQVADMSHQSQEQFMGQHEALMMPQQMAIASLQQQTAAMTQHNAVEIQGPEAQIQENIADVPQQQQLEGPPTLVNSGPNPFGNPFTDQDLTTYSNPSQDQSHVSQNQISQSSLI; encoded by the exons ATGGCGAGAAAAGCTTTTGGAGCTTTAAAAGATTCCACAATGGTGGGAATGGCCAAGGTTAACAGCGAATACAAG AAACTAAATGTTGCTATACTCAAAGCCACAAACCATGTCGAGGTATTGCCAAAGGAGAAGCACGTACGAA CTCTTTTCAATGCGATTGCAGGCAACAGACCTCGAGCAGATGTTTGCTATTGCTTACATACTCTTTCCAAGAGGCTCGCCAAAACACATACTTGGCAA GTTGCACTAAAAGCTTTAATTGTTATTCATCGTGCTATGAGGGAAGTTGATGTATCATTTCTTCACGAGCTTGTTAATTATAGTGCTCATAGAGGCCATTTGTTAAACCTAACACATTTCAAGGATGATTCGAGCGCAAATG CATGGGACTATTCTACGTGGATTCGTTTGTATGCTTTATATCTGGAAGAATACCTTGAATGCTACAGCTTGGTGAGATACGATTTTCAGAGAGAACGAAAG AGAATGAAGGAGGTAAACACCCCAACCTTGATACAGACAATACCTTGTTTACAGAAACTGCTCTCTCGCCTTGTCGATTGTCAG CCAATGGGAGCAGCTCAATATAATTTCTTGATTCAACATGCCCTTTCAATT GTTGCAGCAGAAAGTGCAAGTCTATATGTAGCAATTGCTGATGGGATGCTTAACTTAGTGGACAAG TTTTTTCATATGCAACGTCATGATGCAGTCAGAGCACTTGAAATTTATCGAAGGACAGGAGATCAG GCAGTCAAGTTATCTGAGTTCTTTGAGATATGTAGGAACCTTGATTTTGGACGAGGCCAGAAGTACGTTAAAATAGAAAAG cCGCCTGATTCATTCATATCAGCGATGGAAGAGTACTTGACGGATACACCAAAACCTCTAATGATTACATGGAAGCCG GATGATGATGACAGTAATACCAAGGTCATAGCTGTTCCTGGGTCCAAAATAGAGACCGATCAAGAGCAAGAAACTGAAGTACAAACGAAAGAAGAGGGTAACGCGGAGACTCCACCCTCGCCTCTCATTCCTGACCTTTTA TCTTTCGATGAGCCAAGTGAGGATCAATCGGTTGTACCGGAAGACAACAATACCCTAGCTTTAGTTATTAGTACACCAG ATGAGTTATCAAACTGTTTGAGCAGTTCAGATCAAAGTAGTCAACCTATAGGCTGGGAGTTGGAACTCGTTACAGCATCGAGTTCTAACCAGGTGGCGTCCACAGATACTAAACTG ATACAGGGGGGTGTACTGGATAGATCAAAGTTGGATAACCTATATGAAACAGCACTGGCGAGACAGAATATTGTAAATGACCCTTACAATAGGGAAGTTTCATCTAATCCGTTCGAGGTAGCTGATAACTCACAGGATGCATTTTATAGTTCAACCAACTCCGGAACAAACGATGCACAAATGGCTGCTATGGCTCATTACCATGACTACGGTGTTTTCATGCAACAACAGGTTGCCGATATGTCTCATCAATCTCAAGAACAGTTCATGGGACAACACGAGGCCTTGATGATGCCACAGCAAATGGCTATTGCATCTCTGCAACAGCAAACTGCTGCGATGACTCAACATAATGCTGTAGAGATTCAAGGACCGGAAGCCCAAATTCAAGAAAACATAGCTGATGTgcctcaacaacaacaactagaAGGACCACCAACATTGGTTAATAGTGGCCCAAATCCATTTGGTAATCCTTTCACCGACCAAGATCTTACAACTTATAGTAATCCTTCTCAAGATCAGTCTCATGTATCTCAAAATCAAATCTCACAGTCTAGCTTGATCTAA
- the LOC107840844 gene encoding tetraspanin-8: MFRVSNNLVGILNIITFLISIPIIGGGIWLSKQADTECEKFLEKPVIALGVFVMLISLAGLIGSCCRVTWLLWVYLLVMFLLIVLIFCFTVFAFVVTNKGAGQALSDRGYKEYRLGDYSHWLTKRVNNHWSRIQSCLQDSKICKTLIDDGVGSTTKVEDFYKKHLSALQSGCCKPSNDCNFTYVSPTSWNKTSTSSLGNPDCNLWSNDPNVLCYSCESCKAGLLDNIKSDWKRVAVLNIIFLVFLIIVYSVGCCAFRNNRRDNSYKRYP; this comes from the exons atgtTTCGTGTGAGTAACAATTTAGTAGGAATTCTGAACATAATCACATTTCTTATATCAATTCCAATTATAGGAGGAGGTATATGGCTATCAAAACAAGCAGATACAGAATGTGAGAAGTTTCTTGAAAAGCCAGTTATAGCACTTGGAGTATTTGTCATGTTGATTTCACTTGCTGGTCTTATTGGTTCTTGTTGTAGAGTTACATGGCTTTTATGGGTGTACCTTCTTGTTATGTTCTTGttgattgttttgattttttgtttcacTGTATTTGCCTTTGTGGTGACTAATAAAGGTGCTGGTCAAGCATTATCTGATAGAGGGTATAAAGAGTATAGGCTTGGTGATTATTCTCATTGGTTaacaaaaagagttaataatcattggagtaggattcagagtTGCTTGCAGGATAGTAAGATCTGCAAAACATTGATTGATGATGGTGTAGGCTCTACCACCAAAGTTGAAGATTTTTACAAGAAACATCTTTCTGCTCTTCAG TCTGGTTGCTGCAAGCCATCAAATGACTGCAACTTTACCTACGTGAGCCCGACTAGCTGGAACAAGACTTCAACCTCATCCTTGGGCAATCCAGACTGTAACCTGTGGAGCAATGATCCGAATGTCTTGTGTTACAGCTGCGAGTCCTGCAAAGCCGGGCTGCTAGACAATATCAAGAGTGACTGGAAGAGGGTGGCTGTACTCAATATCATATTCCTTGTCTTCCTCATTATTGTATACTCTGTTGGATGCTGTGCTTTCAGAAACAATAGGCGTGATAATTCTTATAAGCGTTACCCTTAA